A window of Streptomyces gilvosporeus contains these coding sequences:
- a CDS encoding maltokinase N-terminal cap-like domain-containing protein: MSETASTRATRRTPDRPLHAAPDLLSSLAPLLAAWVPRQRWFAGKGRLITGFSLVSATELLPCTADGGTPGMVQLLVRAQQAAPPTRATVAGDCYQLLLGVHPALPPRLAPAALGRPAGGPLRGRTVYDALLDSRLCGLLLERLRVPGRIGALRFCREPDTELPSGLPARPIAVEQSNSSVVYGDTFILKVFRRIAPGLNPDLELPRALAGAHCPRVPAPVAWFESEAAEEGGEPTTLGVLQPYLPDSADGWQLALHALSVRSDFTGPARALGHATAEVHTALARALPTTALHRPQLAEIAARMHARLEATARAVPLLEPYRPRLRTAFDALAALGHDGRSWAAQRIHGDLHLGQTLRTAGEGRWSLIDFEGEPARPLAERRRLQPALRDVAAMLRSFDYAARSGPAGGDAWSLEWAQRTRDAYCHGYAEAGGLDPHAAPELMRAYETDKAVYEVLYEARHRPDWLAVPMAAVRRLAAGD, from the coding sequence ATGTCGGAGACCGCCTCGACCCGTGCCACCCGAAGGACCCCTGACCGTCCGCTCCATGCCGCCCCCGATCTGCTGTCCTCCCTCGCGCCGCTGCTCGCCGCCTGGGTGCCCCGCCAGCGCTGGTTCGCCGGCAAGGGACGGCTGATCACCGGCTTCTCACTGGTCTCGGCGACCGAACTGCTGCCGTGCACCGCCGACGGCGGCACGCCGGGCATGGTGCAGCTGCTGGTGCGCGCCCAGCAGGCCGCACCGCCGACCCGGGCCACCGTCGCGGGCGACTGCTACCAGCTGCTGCTCGGGGTGCACCCCGCGCTGCCGCCACGGCTGGCGCCCGCCGCGCTCGGCCGTCCCGCCGGCGGTCCGCTGCGCGGCCGTACCGTCTACGACGCGCTCCTCGACAGCCGGCTGTGCGGGCTGCTGCTGGAGCGGCTGCGGGTGCCGGGCCGGATCGGCGCGCTGCGCTTCTGCCGCGAGCCGGACACCGAGCTGCCCTCGGGACTGCCCGCCCGGCCGATCGCCGTCGAACAGTCCAACTCCTCGGTGGTGTACGGAGATACGTTCATTCTGAAGGTCTTCCGGCGGATCGCGCCCGGTCTCAACCCGGATCTGGAACTGCCGCGGGCGCTGGCCGGAGCCCACTGCCCGCGGGTGCCCGCGCCGGTGGCGTGGTTCGAGTCGGAGGCCGCCGAGGAGGGCGGCGAGCCGACGACCCTGGGCGTGCTCCAGCCCTATCTGCCGGACTCCGCGGACGGCTGGCAGCTGGCGCTGCACGCCCTGTCCGTACGGTCCGACTTCACCGGCCCGGCGCGGGCGCTGGGCCATGCCACCGCCGAGGTGCACACCGCGCTCGCCCGCGCCCTGCCGACCACCGCACTGCACCGGCCGCAGCTCGCCGAGATCGCCGCCCGGATGCATGCCCGGCTGGAGGCCACCGCACGGGCGGTGCCGCTGCTGGAGCCCTACCGGCCGCGGCTGCGAACGGCGTTCGACGCGCTGGCCGCCCTCGGTCACGACGGGCGGAGCTGGGCCGCCCAGCGCATCCACGGCGATCTGCACCTGGGCCAGACGCTGCGCACCGCCGGCGAGGGCCGCTGGTCGCTGATCGACTTCGAGGGGGAACCGGCCCGGCCGCTGGCCGAACGCCGCCGCCTCCAGCCGGCGCTGCGCGATGTCGCCGCGATGCTGCGGTCCTTCGACTACGCGGCGCGCAGCGGGCCGGCCGGCGGCGACGCCTGGTCGCTGGAGTGGGCGCAACGCACCCGCGACGCCTACTGCCACGGCTATGCCGAGGCGGGCGGCCTCGATCCGCACGCGGCGCCCGAGCTGATGCGCGCCTACGAGACCGACAAGGCCGTCTACGAGGTGCTGTACGAGGCCCGGCACCGGCCCGACTGGCTGGCCGTCCCGATGGCCGCGGTGCGGCGACTGGCGGCGGGCGACTGA
- the treS gene encoding maltose alpha-D-glucosyltransferase: MIVNEPVPDTFEDTPAKDRDPDWFKRAVFYEVLVRSFQDSNGDGVGDLKGITSKLDYLQWLGVDCLWLPPFFKSPLRDGGYDVSDYTSVLPEFGDLADFVEFVDAAHQRGMRVIIDMVMNHTSDQHPWFQESRTDPEGPYGDYYVWADDDKQYGDARIIFVDTEASNWTFDPVRKQYYWHRFFSHQPDLNYENPAVQEEMISALRFWLDLGIDGFRLDAVPYLYAEEGTNCENLPASHAFLRRVRAEIDAHYPDTVLLAEANQWPEDVVDYFGDYAVGGDECHMAFHFPVMPRIFMAVRRESRYPVSEILAKTPAIPSGCQWGIFLRNHDELTLEMVTDEERDYMYAEYAKDPRMRANIGIRRRLAPLLDNDRNQIELFTALLLSLPGSPILYYGDEIGMGDNIWLGDRDAVRTPMQWTPDRNAGFSSCDPGRLSLPTIMDPVYGYQVTNVEAAMSSPSSLLHWTRRMIEIRKQNPAFGLGSYTELPSSNPAVLAYLRESPGTGGADDDLVLCVNNFSRFAQPTELDLTAFSGRHPVELIGGVRFPSIGELPYLLTLAGHGFYWFRLRRNPAA, encoded by the coding sequence TTGATCGTCAATGAGCCCGTCCCCGACACGTTCGAGGACACACCGGCGAAAGACCGCGATCCCGACTGGTTCAAACGGGCCGTCTTCTACGAAGTCCTGGTGCGGTCGTTCCAGGACAGCAACGGCGACGGCGTCGGGGATCTCAAGGGCATCACATCGAAGCTCGACTATCTGCAATGGCTGGGGGTGGACTGCCTGTGGCTGCCGCCGTTCTTCAAATCACCGCTGCGGGACGGCGGATACGATGTCTCCGATTACACCTCGGTGCTTCCCGAATTCGGTGATCTGGCCGACTTCGTGGAATTCGTGGACGCCGCGCACCAGCGCGGTATGCGGGTCATCATCGATATGGTGATGAACCACACCAGCGATCAGCACCCGTGGTTCCAGGAGTCGCGCACCGACCCGGAAGGGCCGTACGGCGACTACTACGTCTGGGCGGACGACGACAAGCAGTACGGCGACGCCCGGATCATCTTCGTCGACACCGAGGCGTCCAACTGGACCTTCGACCCGGTGCGCAAGCAGTACTACTGGCACCGTTTCTTCTCCCATCAGCCGGATCTCAATTACGAGAACCCGGCGGTGCAGGAGGAGATGATCTCCGCCCTGCGGTTCTGGCTCGACCTGGGCATCGACGGTTTCCGGCTGGACGCGGTGCCGTATCTCTACGCCGAGGAGGGCACCAACTGCGAGAATCTGCCCGCCTCGCACGCCTTTCTCCGGCGGGTGCGCGCCGAGATCGATGCGCATTATCCGGACACCGTGCTGCTGGCCGAGGCCAACCAGTGGCCGGAGGACGTCGTCGACTACTTCGGTGATTACGCGGTCGGCGGCGACGAATGCCATATGGCGTTCCACTTCCCGGTCATGCCGCGGATCTTCATGGCGGTGCGCCGGGAATCGCGCTACCCGGTGTCGGAGATCCTCGCCAAGACCCCGGCGATCCCGTCCGGCTGCCAGTGGGGCATCTTCCTCCGCAACCACGACGAGCTGACCCTCGAAATGGTCACGGACGAAGAGCGCGACTATATGTACGCGGAATACGCGAAGGACCCGCGGATGCGCGCCAACATCGGCATCCGCCGCCGGCTCGCCCCGCTGCTCGACAACGACCGCAACCAGATCGAGCTGTTCACCGCGCTGCTGCTGTCCCTGCCCGGTTCGCCGATTCTCTATTACGGCGACGAGATCGGCATGGGCGACAACATCTGGCTCGGGGACCGCGATGCGGTGCGCACCCCGATGCAGTGGACGCCGGACCGCAACGCCGGATTCTCCTCCTGCGACCCCGGTCGGCTCTCGCTGCCGACGATCATGGATCCGGTCTACGGCTACCAGGTCACCAATGTGGAGGCGGCGATGAGTTCGCCCTCCTCGCTGCTGCACTGGACGCGCCGGATGATCGAGATCCGTAAGCAGAACCCGGCGTTCGGCCTCGGCAGCTACACCGAACTCCCCTCCAGCAACCCGGCGGTCCTCGCCTACCTGCGGGAATCGCCCGGCACCGGCGGCGCGGACGACGACCTCGTCCTGTGCGTGAACAACTTCTCGCGCTTCGCGCAGCCGACGGAGCTGGACCTCACGGCCTTCAGCGGCCGTCATCCGGTCGAACTGATCGGTGGCGTCCGCTTCCCGTCGATCGGCGAACTGCCGTACCTGCTCACCCTCGCGGGCCACGGCTTCTACTGGTTCCGGCTGCGCAGGAACCCCGCCGCCTGA
- a CDS encoding alpha-1,4-glucan--maltose-1-phosphate maltosyltransferase: MIGRIPVLDIRPQIDCGRRPAKAVVGETLEVSATVFREGHDAVAANVVLRNPAGRCGPWTPMHEVAPGTDRWSAEVTPALEGRWTYTVEAWSDPLTTWRRHAAVKIPAGMDTELTFAEGAELHERAAADVPKSDGREAVLDAVDALRNTELPAAARLAAALLPEVTGALSRHPLRELLTVSRPMPLIVERRRALYGSWYELFPRSEGAITAPDGSVVAGTLRTAAERLPAVAAMGFDVVYLPPVHPIGTSFRKGRNNALSAGPDDVGSPWAIGSADGGHDALHPDLGTFEDFDHFVRTARDLRMEVALDLALQCSPDHPWVEQRPQWFHHRADGSIAYAENPPKKYQDIYPLAFDTDFRGLVRETERLLRFWMAKGVRIFRVDNPHTKPVAFWEKVLADINRTDPDVLFLAEAFTRPAMVHTLAQIGFHQSYTYFTWRNTKQELTEYLTELSRVSADYLRPNFFVNTPDILHAYLQNGGRTAFEVRAVLAATLSPTWGVYAGYELCEGTALRAGSEEYLDSEKYQLRPRDWESAARKGRTIAPLITALNRIRRRHPALQQLRNLHFHHVDNDSVIAYSKRSGHGDEADTVLTVVNLDPHHTHEATVSLDMPELGLGRHDSLPVRDELTGDTYHWGRDNYVRLEPGRTPAPAHVLSLRPSSPIGGSPN; the protein is encoded by the coding sequence ATGATCGGTCGCATCCCTGTACTGGACATCCGCCCGCAGATCGACTGCGGCCGCCGCCCGGCGAAGGCGGTGGTCGGCGAGACGCTGGAGGTCTCGGCCACGGTCTTCCGCGAAGGCCATGACGCGGTCGCGGCGAACGTCGTCCTCCGCAATCCCGCCGGCCGCTGCGGCCCCTGGACCCCGATGCACGAGGTCGCTCCCGGCACCGACCGCTGGAGCGCCGAGGTCACCCCCGCCCTCGAAGGCCGCTGGACGTACACCGTCGAAGCCTGGTCCGACCCGCTCACCACCTGGCGCCGGCACGCCGCCGTCAAGATCCCCGCGGGCATGGACACCGAACTCACCTTCGCCGAGGGCGCCGAACTGCACGAGCGGGCCGCCGCCGACGTCCCCAAGAGCGACGGCCGCGAGGCGGTGCTGGACGCCGTCGACGCGCTGCGCAACACCGAACTCCCCGCCGCCGCCCGCCTCGCCGCCGCGCTCCTGCCCGAGGTCACCGGGGCCCTGAGCCGCCATCCGCTGCGCGAACTGCTCACCGTCTCCCGCCCGATGCCGCTGATCGTCGAGCGCCGGCGCGCCCTGTACGGCTCGTGGTACGAGCTCTTCCCGCGCTCCGAGGGCGCGATCACCGCCCCCGACGGCAGCGTCGTCGCCGGCACCCTGCGCACCGCCGCCGAACGGCTGCCCGCCGTCGCCGCGATGGGCTTCGACGTGGTCTACCTCCCGCCCGTCCACCCCATCGGCACATCGTTCCGCAAGGGCCGCAACAACGCGCTGTCCGCCGGGCCGGACGACGTCGGCTCGCCCTGGGCGATCGGCTCCGCCGACGGCGGCCACGACGCCCTCCACCCGGACCTGGGCACCTTCGAGGACTTCGACCACTTCGTGCGCACCGCCCGCGACCTGCGGATGGAGGTGGCCCTGGACCTCGCCCTCCAGTGCTCCCCCGACCACCCCTGGGTCGAGCAGCGCCCGCAGTGGTTCCACCACCGCGCCGACGGCTCCATCGCCTACGCCGAGAACCCGCCGAAGAAGTACCAGGACATCTACCCCCTCGCCTTCGACACGGACTTCCGGGGGCTGGTGCGCGAGACGGAGCGGCTGCTGCGCTTCTGGATGGCCAAGGGCGTACGGATCTTCCGCGTCGACAATCCGCACACCAAACCGGTGGCGTTCTGGGAGAAGGTGCTGGCCGATATCAACCGCACCGACCCCGATGTCCTGTTCCTGGCCGAGGCGTTCACCCGTCCCGCGATGGTGCACACCCTCGCGCAGATCGGTTTCCACCAGTCGTACACCTATTTCACCTGGCGCAACACCAAGCAGGAGCTGACCGAGTACCTCACCGAGCTGTCCCGCGTCAGCGCCGACTATCTGCGGCCGAATTTCTTCGTCAACACCCCGGACATCCTGCACGCCTACCTTCAGAACGGCGGCCGCACGGCCTTCGAGGTGCGCGCCGTACTGGCCGCCACGCTCTCTCCCACCTGGGGTGTCTACGCAGGCTACGAGCTGTGCGAGGGGACCGCGCTGCGGGCGGGCAGCGAGGAGTACCTCGACTCCGAGAAGTACCAACTGCGGCCCCGCGACTGGGAGTCGGCGGCCCGGAAAGGGCGTACCATCGCCCCCCTCATCACCGCGCTCAACCGCATCCGGCGCCGCCATCCGGCGCTCCAGCAGCTGCGCAACCTGCACTTCCACCACGTCGACAACGATTCCGTGATCGCCTACTCCAAGCGGTCGGGCCACGGGGACGAGGCCGACACGGTGCTCACAGTGGTCAACCTCGATCCGCACCACACCCACGAGGCGACGGTGTCGTTGGACATGCCGGAACTCGGCCTCGGCCGGCACGATTCCTTGCCGGTGCGCGACGAGCTCACCGGCGACACCTACCACTGGGGCAGGGACAACTATGTGCGCCTGGAGCCGGGTCGTACGCCCGCACCCGCTCATGTGCTGTCACTGCGACCGTCCTCACCGATCGGAGGGTCACCCAATTGA
- a CDS encoding M4 family metallopeptidase: MTPRISRKTRVTGTALAAAALLAAGITVGTAGASPAPKQPTPLGGSPLVLSASHRAELLRDADATKAHTAAALGLGSKEKLVVKDVIKDADGTTHTRYERTYDGLPVLGGDMVVHTAKGGAIKSTTKATQKRITVASTTAKIAPSAAQQSAQGVAAKTLGAKSPAAKTARKVVWAASGTPTLAYDTVVTSVAKDGTPSRLHVITDANTGKKLFQYDDIHTGKGESEYSGSVELGTKKDGGKYTLTDDGRGGHKTLDLGNSESGDGKPFSDDDDNWGTGKADNPQTAAVDAHYGAAETWDYYKTVHGRSGIKGDGKGATSRVHYGHSYVNAFWDDSCFCMTYGDGQDDKKPLTALDVAAHEMSHGVTSATANLTYSGESGGLNEGTSDIFGTSVEFFAKNPKDPGDYLIGEKIDINGDGKPLRYMDKPSKDGQSKDFWDSSTGGLDPHYSSGVANHFFYLLSEGSGAKDINGVHYDSPTADGSKVTGIGRDKAEKVWFKALTEYMTSNTDYKGAREATVKAATDLYGKDSAEVKGVESAWAGVAVK; the protein is encoded by the coding sequence GTGACCCCCCGCATATCCCGTAAGACCCGTGTGACCGGTACCGCCCTCGCGGCGGCGGCCCTTCTGGCCGCAGGTATCACGGTCGGCACGGCCGGCGCCTCGCCGGCCCCGAAGCAGCCCACCCCACTGGGCGGCTCCCCGCTCGTACTGAGCGCCTCGCACCGCGCCGAGCTGCTGCGCGACGCGGACGCCACCAAGGCGCACACCGCGGCCGCCCTCGGCCTCGGCTCCAAGGAGAAGCTGGTCGTCAAGGACGTCATCAAGGACGCCGACGGCACCACGCACACCCGCTACGAGCGCACCTACGACGGACTGCCGGTCCTGGGCGGCGACATGGTCGTCCACACGGCCAAGGGCGGCGCCATCAAGAGCACCACCAAGGCCACCCAGAAGCGCATCACGGTCGCGTCCACCACGGCGAAGATCGCCCCGTCGGCCGCCCAGCAGTCGGCGCAGGGTGTCGCGGCCAAGACCCTGGGCGCCAAGTCGCCCGCGGCAAAGACCGCGCGCAAGGTCGTCTGGGCCGCCTCCGGCACCCCGACCCTCGCCTACGACACCGTCGTCACCAGCGTCGCCAAGGACGGCACGCCCAGCCGGCTGCACGTCATCACCGACGCCAACACCGGCAAGAAGCTCTTCCAGTACGACGACATCCACACCGGCAAGGGCGAGAGCGAGTACAGCGGCAGCGTCGAGCTGGGCACCAAGAAGGACGGCGGCAAGTACACGCTGACCGACGACGGTCGCGGCGGCCACAAGACCCTCGACCTCGGGAACAGCGAGAGCGGCGACGGCAAGCCGTTCTCGGACGACGACGACAACTGGGGCACCGGCAAGGCCGACAACCCGCAGACCGCCGCCGTCGACGCGCACTACGGTGCCGCCGAGACCTGGGACTACTACAAGACCGTGCACGGCCGCAGCGGCATCAAGGGCGACGGCAAGGGTGCCACCTCCCGCGTCCACTACGGCCACAGCTACGTCAACGCCTTCTGGGACGACAGCTGCTTCTGCATGACCTACGGCGACGGCCAGGACGACAAGAAGCCGCTGACCGCCCTGGACGTGGCGGCGCACGAGATGTCGCACGGTGTCACCTCCGCGACCGCCAACCTGACGTACAGCGGCGAGTCCGGCGGCCTCAACGAGGGCACCTCGGACATCTTCGGCACCTCGGTCGAGTTCTTCGCCAAGAACCCGAAGGACCCGGGCGACTACCTCATCGGCGAGAAGATCGACATCAACGGTGACGGCAAGCCGCTGCGCTACATGGACAAGCCCAGCAAGGACGGCCAGTCGAAGGACTTCTGGGACTCCAGCACCGGTGGCCTCGACCCGCACTACTCCTCGGGCGTCGCCAACCACTTCTTCTACCTGCTGTCCGAGGGCAGCGGCGCGAAGGACATCAACGGCGTCCACTACGACAGCCCGACGGCGGACGGCTCCAAGGTCACCGGCATCGGCCGGGACAAGGCCGAGAAGGTCTGGTTCAAGGCCCTGACCGAGTACATGACCTCCAACACCGACTACAAGGGTGCCCGCGAGGCGACCGTCAAGGCCGCCACGGACCTCTACGGCAAGGACAGCGCCGAGGTCAAGGGCGTCGAGTCGGCCTGGGCCGGCGTCGCGGTCAAGTGA
- a CDS encoding M4 family metallopeptidase, translating into MRRTPHGRAVATGALVAVTAMLGVGIQAGTGTAAAPRPGTTHAVPRPGALPAKLSPSQRAELIRVAGATTARTARLLKLGAKEKLVVKDVSKDVDGTVHTRYARTYDGLPVLGGDLVVHRSGNGALKGVTKAVRSQITVASTTATVHPAAAAAKAVKAAQALGSKKTAAAKAPRKVVWVADGKPVLAYETVVGGLQDDGTPNQLHVVTDATTGARIFQYQGIEKGVGNSEYSGKVNFGTSGSAPNFTMTDPTRGNHKTYDLKHGSSGTGSLFTDADDTWGDGTPQNAQTAGVDAAYGAQETWDYYKNVHGRSGIRGDGVGAYSRVHYGDSYVNAFWDDSCFCMTYGDGSGNNDPLTSLDVAGHEMSHGVTAATAGLEYSGESGGLNEATSDIFGTSVEFYANNPADPGDYLIGEKININGDGTPLRYMDKPSKDGSSADYWSSDVGNKDVHYSSGVANHFFYLLSEGSGAKDINGVHYDSPTYDGLPVPGIGRANAEQVWFKALSQYMNANTDYAGARTATLQAAADLFGQGSASYNTVANTWAAVNVGSRVPDGGGVTVTNPGNQTSTVGQAASLQIKASSGTAGALTYAASGLPAGLSLNASTGLISGTPTTAGTSSVTVTVTDSAKKTGTASFSWTVNAAGGGSVFENSDDVAIPDAGAAVTSPITVNRTGKAPSALKVGVDIVHTYRGDLVIDLIAPDGTAYRLKNSDPYDSAANVKTTYTVNASSKTASGTWKLRVQDVYAEDSGYINDWKLTF; encoded by the coding sequence GTGAGACGCACCCCCCATGGACGCGCCGTTGCGACCGGCGCGCTCGTCGCCGTCACCGCAATGCTCGGCGTCGGAATCCAGGCCGGCACCGGCACCGCGGCCGCCCCGCGGCCCGGCACCACGCACGCCGTACCCCGCCCCGGCGCCCTGCCGGCCAAGCTGTCCCCGTCCCAGCGTGCGGAGCTGATACGGGTGGCCGGCGCGACCACCGCCCGGACCGCCAGGCTGCTGAAGCTGGGCGCGAAGGAGAAGCTGGTCGTCAAGGACGTCTCGAAGGACGTCGACGGCACCGTCCACACGCGCTATGCGCGCACCTACGACGGACTGCCGGTGCTCGGCGGCGATCTCGTCGTGCACCGAAGCGGGAACGGCGCGCTCAAGGGCGTCACCAAGGCCGTCCGCTCGCAGATCACGGTGGCGAGCACCACCGCCACGGTGCATCCGGCCGCGGCCGCGGCGAAGGCCGTCAAGGCGGCGCAGGCGCTCGGGTCGAAGAAGACCGCGGCGGCCAAGGCACCGCGCAAGGTGGTGTGGGTCGCCGACGGCAAGCCGGTCCTCGCCTACGAGACGGTCGTCGGCGGACTTCAGGACGACGGCACGCCCAACCAGCTGCACGTCGTCACCGACGCCACCACCGGCGCCCGGATCTTCCAGTACCAGGGCATCGAGAAGGGCGTCGGCAACAGCGAGTACAGCGGCAAGGTGAACTTCGGCACGTCCGGCTCGGCGCCGAACTTCACCATGACCGACCCCACCCGCGGCAACCACAAGACCTACGACCTCAAGCACGGCTCGTCCGGGACGGGTTCGCTGTTCACCGACGCCGACGACACCTGGGGCGACGGGACGCCGCAGAACGCCCAGACCGCCGGTGTGGACGCCGCCTACGGCGCGCAGGAGACCTGGGACTACTACAAGAACGTGCACGGCCGCAGCGGCATCCGCGGGGACGGCGTCGGCGCGTACTCGCGGGTCCACTACGGCGACAGCTACGTCAACGCCTTCTGGGACGACAGCTGCTTCTGCATGACGTACGGCGACGGCAGCGGCAACAACGACCCGCTGACCTCGCTGGACGTGGCCGGCCACGAGATGTCGCACGGTGTCACCGCGGCCACCGCGGGCCTGGAGTACAGCGGCGAGTCCGGCGGCCTCAACGAGGCGACCTCGGACATCTTCGGCACCTCGGTCGAGTTCTACGCCAACAACCCCGCCGATCCCGGCGACTACCTCATCGGCGAGAAGATCAACATCAACGGGGACGGCACCCCGCTGCGCTACATGGACAAGCCCTCCAAGGACGGGTCGTCGGCGGACTACTGGTCCAGCGATGTCGGCAACAAGGACGTGCACTACTCCTCCGGCGTCGCCAACCACTTCTTCTACCTGCTGTCCGAGGGCAGCGGCGCGAAGGACATCAACGGCGTCCACTACGACAGCCCGACCTACGACGGCCTGCCCGTTCCGGGCATCGGCCGGGCCAACGCCGAGCAGGTGTGGTTCAAGGCGCTCAGCCAGTACATGAACGCCAACACCGACTACGCGGGCGCCCGTACCGCCACGCTCCAGGCCGCGGCGGACCTCTTCGGCCAGGGCAGCGCCTCGTACAACACGGTCGCCAACACCTGGGCGGCGGTCAACGTCGGCTCGCGCGTCCCGGACGGCGGCGGGGTCACCGTCACCAACCCGGGCAACCAGACCAGCACCGTGGGCCAGGCGGCGAGCCTCCAGATCAAGGCCAGCAGCGGGACGGCGGGCGCGCTGACCTACGCGGCCAGCGGGCTGCCGGCCGGGCTGTCGCTCAACGCGAGCACCGGTCTGATCTCCGGGACGCCGACCACGGCCGGCACCAGCAGCGTCACGGTGACGGTGACCGACTCGGCGAAGAAGACCGGTACCGCCTCCTTCAGCTGGACTGTCAACGCGGCGGGCGGCGGCAGCGTCTTCGAGAACTCCGACGACGTGGCGATCCCGGACGCGGGCGCGGCGGTCACCTCGCCGATCACCGTCAACCGCACCGGCAAGGCGCCGAGCGCGCTGAAGGTCGGGGTGGACATCGTGCACACCTACCGCGGCGACCTGGTCATCGACCTGATCGCCCCGGACGGCACGGCGTACCGGCTGAAGAACTCCGACCCGTACGACTCCGCGGCGAACGTGAAGACGACGTACACCGTCAACGCCTCGTCCAAGACGGCGAGCGGGACCTGGAAGCTGCGGGTCCAGGACGTCTACGCGGAGGACTCGGGCTACATCAACGACTGGAAGCTCACGTTCTGA